TTAGAGGTATTAACAAGTCCCAAAAAAATCATTGGGATTTAAGTCCAGAATCCCAACAAAATTTATGTTCTAAATTACTTGACGAGTTTGGGAGAGATAAAAATCTCGTTGTTGTTGGTCAATCTCCCCATCCTTTCTCGATTACATTAGGACCTAAAGACTACAGGATCACTACAAGAATTGTTGAAGGGGAACCATTATCAAGTTTTTTAGCAACTGCGCATGAGTGGGGGCATTCAATTTATGAGCAGGGGTTGCCATCTCAAAGTCATCAATGGTTTGCTTGGCCTTTAGGTCAAGCAACTTCTATGGGTATTCATGAAAGTCAATCTTTATTTTGGGAAAATAGAATAGTCAAATCCAAATCTTTTTCAAAAAGATTTTTCAGAAAATTTGTTTCGGCTGGATGTTCTCTTAATAATTATTTAGAACTCTGGAAATCTATTAATCATTTGGAAGCAGGATTAAATAGGGTTGAAGCGGATGAATTGACTTATGGCTTACACATATTAATAAGAACTGAACTTGAAATAGATTTGATTGAACGAGGTTTACCCGCTGAAGATATTCCAACAGAATGGAATAAAAGATACGATGACCTTCTAGGAATTAAGCCATCTAATGATTCAGAAGGTTGTCTTCAAGATGTTCATTGGAGTGAAGGAGCGTTTGGATATTTCCCCTCATATTTGTTAGGACATCTTATAAGTGCACAAATCTCAAATCAAATGGAAAGAGACATTGGTTTGATTAATAACTTAATTGAAAA
The window above is part of the Prochlorococcus marinus CUG1415 genome. Proteins encoded here:
- a CDS encoding carboxypeptidase M32; this translates as MAETHWNKLGAYLKETQILGSIQNILYWDQNTGMPKKGASWRSEQLTYTAKVLHKRNSSEEFSNLIQSAKTELLDIERNSDNQLFIKDKERNINLLLKEFNRERNLDPKLVESLAKAKSKGYESWQEAKNKSDFKIFLPFFKELVKLRIEEAKQISDQYSPWETLAQPFEPELNLKWLNKMFQPLKETLPDLIRGINKSQKNHWDLSPESQQNLCSKLLDEFGRDKNLVVVGQSPHPFSITLGPKDYRITTRIVEGEPLSSFLATAHEWGHSIYEQGLPSQSHQWFAWPLGQATSMGIHESQSLFWENRIVKSKSFSKRFFRKFVSAGCSLNNYLELWKSINHLEAGLNRVEADELTYGLHILIRTELEIDLIERGLPAEDIPTEWNKRYDDLLGIKPSNDSEGCLQDVHWSEGAFGYFPSYLLGHLISAQISNQMERDIGLINNLIENGEYQKIIFWLKNNIHKYGRSVNSMELVRAVTNEELSPNYFINHLRSKLNDFC